The Cyclopterus lumpus isolate fCycLum1 chromosome 12, fCycLum1.pri, whole genome shotgun sequence genome window below encodes:
- the LOC117740232 gene encoding osteocalcin 2-like yields MQLLITALVIALVSTAVAKSIRWPRHHDADIADNDLTQGWLGRDSRWSWRSIESSRYEDSSSESSESSESSESRSSESRSSESQSSESQSSEESSEEDLITDQTTAVTTTVTTAMTTTATVEGSTSTSEPDTIITDEPTVIVTSPPPATPTTPVGSTSPGCVTHFFTEEIPTVAPITDNRGDN; encoded by the exons ATGCAGCTTCTGATAACCGCCCTCGTCATCGCTCTTGTGTCTACAGCCGTCGCCAAGTCG ATCCGTTGGCCTCGGCATCATGATGCTGACATTGCTGACAATGACTTGACACAGGGATGGCTGGGCAGGGATAGCAGGTGGTCTTGGCGGTCTATTGAATCTTCTCGATACGAAGACTCGTCCTCAGAGTCTTCGGAATCCAGTGAATCTTCAGAAAGTCGATCTTCCGAAAGTCGATCTTCCGAAAGTCAATCTTCCGAAAGTCAATCTTCCGAGGAGTCCTCTGAAGAAGATCTGATCACAGATCAGACCACTGCCGTGACAACTACCGTGACAACTGCCATGACAACCACCGCTACGGTAGAAGGAAGCACGTCCACCTCTGAACCAGACACAATTATTACAGATGAGCCAACTGTGATAGTGACAAGTCCCCCGCCAGCAACACCGACCACACCCGTTGGCTCGACGTCACCTGGATGTGTGACTCATTTTTTCACTGAGGAGATTCCAACGGTAGCTCCCATCACAGATAACAGAGGAGACAACTAA
- the spp1 gene encoding osteopontin, translated as MKAAVVFVMLFATVLCRPARKVSESSSESSEEVMRQPQTLSKAAEVPLDRAAPVEQAAAEALVGLESASPDTTSSPATASVNSQDSDDSDDDDDDDDETEEDESSESSESGESSTLAPTTVTQEPFAETTDEPIVPTIVTDTETARGDSLGGYPSDYKSMNFVEEKSYHKVPAPYKSYEYIGTGKKMAYDMTEGNEVDKSLKVYKALQIHNDILEEDTSTPEVEIQGLDISSQDQDLSPRQASLPEEEKEESISTSESTSAPEEEEQEEEKQSDSDSTTSASTSQESEDEDSQSSEEATATPGAADSESDESPETDSDEEVVGPDATTDIPVFITAK; from the exons ATGAAAGCGGCCGTAGTTTTCGTTATGCTCTTCGCCACAGTCCTCTGCCGGCCG GCGAGAAAAGTTAGTGAAAGCAGTTCAGAGAGCTCTGAGGAAGTG ATGAGACAACCTCAAACCCTCAGTAAGGCGGCAGAGGTTCCTCTGGACCGTGCAGCACCTGTAGAG CAGGCGGCAGCAGAGGCGCTCGTAGGATTGGAATCCGCGAGCCCGGACACAACCTCATCCCCAGCTACAGCCTCTGTCAACAGCCAGGACAGTGATGAcagcgatgatgatgacgatgatgatgat gaaaCCGAAGAGGATGAATCTAGTGAAAGCTCAGAGTCGGGCGAGTCCTCCACCCTCGCTCCCACCACCGTCACACAGGAACCCTTTGCAGAAACCACTGACGAACCCATCGTGCCTACCATCGTCACTGACACGGAAACCGCCCGCGGCGACAGCTTGGGAGGCTACCCCAGcgactacaagtccatgaactTCGTGGAGGAGAAATCCTACCACAAGGTCCCCGCTCCCTACAAGTCCTACGAGTATATTGGCACAGGAAAGAAGATGGCGTACGACATGACAGAGGGCAATGAGGTGGACAAGTCACTCAAGGTGTACAAG GCTCTTCAGATCCACAACGACATCCTGGAGGAGGACACCAGTACCCCTGAGGTGGAGATCCAGGGCCTCGACATCTCCTCTCAAGACCAGGACCTCAGCCCCCGCCAGGCCTCcctcccagaggaggagaaggaggagagtaTTAGCACCAGCGAAAGCACCAGTGCtccggaggaagaggagcaggaggaggagaagcagagcgACAGCGACAGCACCACCAGCGCAAGCACCAGTCAGGAGTCAGAGGACGAAGACAGCCAGAGCAGCGAGGAGGCCACGGCCACACCCGGAGCCGCTGACAGCGAATCAGATGAGAGCCCCGAGACCGATTCAGATGAGGAGGTGGTGGGACCTGACGCCACCACTGACATACCAGTGTTCATCACTGCCAAATAG